From Vibrio crassostreae, one genomic window encodes:
- a CDS encoding ATP-binding protein, whose translation MKNIINCIALILISISSSFASDELVTQEQLQYLQTKKTIVIAKPTYLYKRVWEDLTINKNHRSESEIVQLLEQKLGIDIVVKDYVSSRALHEAIKNGEADLTFGYAQTKERDKHFAFSNSLYDIPNVYWYRDENTQNTPKKELTWACIRNSMFCQVIKDQGNSKVIFVNNTPELITALSVGNADATVLDLTSIQSYYSVVTPGEWQGNLEYSREIPSFSIQIMMRKEDKQLKSIVDRLLISKAEDIALRYSDYFFHFYDDLINQVLEGEYDRQTIRYTVSENIYPYSYLDPASKKTVGFIHDAIALISRKLGVSFEYIPPDGKDIVDMLRNREVEFLPGFDVEQPNNQEFQFSQPFMTLDWAYTEANKPWDVKRTAILDRTGYFIQKDSLNTDLADAVLYQDIDSLINDMSNGKITHAYIPQSIANLYVYNRYGNIFHIIASDESISLSRKMGVILRKDSTFLQNVINSAVSLTTQNEIDLLTLKHHNITAQYGYSKERIIAYTLMISCVVFALIIFGLVRTRRLSLSLSRAQQSEQRSYDQIQWLTTLLDNLPSLIAIHDKSGQLVLSNSAFDKQMAHCFTQQHDENPEFCWLRDNDEKTRNKLGVWSTIKCDCSGGEQHFRVIRQCLANASEKDPYVITVLDDLTRWEKQQRELEVSNKKAQEAIKARDLFLAIVSHELRTPIAAMIGLMELLSTKIENKDDMELLSNAQLSAERLKLLVSDILDISKMEANQLHLESKTSNIYDELCPIFRTFESNARLNNLNFKLDWKVDSISRASLDWLRVTQILNNLLNNAIKFTENGFVLVTVKTSSEQLQLSITDTGCGMSDQQIARAFQPFAQGDRSISRRYGGTGLGITVVQRLVNMMDGGLKIESKLGLGTKVSVSLPIKGTASPIKVVTPMHSEDREILAWFKAWKVDNQMNDYSQAIERSTQWQNLYPDLLLSDISAQGKSVTHAPASEYHFTGTVLIADDDPINRLLFAKQLKRFGLKTVIVKDGQEAMEELENSETLVDIIITDCHMPNMDGYQLTEKIRSLDKLKHLPIIGCTAEDSKLVIEKAERVGMDQVIYKPYSFEELACAIEELLPQQAVETIQADQSWAQNYSPEEQLQMATVILDSFSSDKAMLLEPNPNIKAIAHRIKGSASLLGLDSLNHAAKDCEKNAEDPMYCHKLIEELDLAIASAQAVINRLDSL comes from the coding sequence ATGAAAAACATTATTAATTGTATCGCTCTGATCCTTATCTCCATATCTTCTAGCTTCGCATCTGACGAGCTCGTAACTCAAGAGCAACTACAGTACCTACAAACGAAGAAAACGATTGTTATTGCCAAACCTACCTACCTCTATAAACGAGTGTGGGAAGATCTCACCATAAATAAGAATCACAGATCCGAATCCGAAATTGTTCAATTATTAGAACAAAAACTAGGTATCGACATAGTTGTTAAAGATTACGTATCTTCTCGAGCTCTACATGAGGCTATTAAGAACGGAGAGGCCGATCTAACCTTTGGTTATGCTCAAACAAAAGAGCGTGATAAGCATTTCGCTTTTTCTAACAGCTTGTACGACATACCCAATGTGTATTGGTACCGAGACGAAAACACACAAAATACCCCGAAGAAAGAGCTAACGTGGGCTTGTATTCGCAATTCAATGTTTTGTCAGGTCATCAAAGACCAAGGTAACTCTAAAGTCATATTCGTAAACAATACGCCCGAGTTAATTACTGCTCTTTCTGTAGGTAATGCTGACGCTACCGTTCTCGATTTGACATCTATTCAAAGCTATTACTCTGTTGTTACCCCTGGAGAGTGGCAAGGTAATTTGGAATACTCGAGAGAGATACCTTCTTTTAGTATTCAAATAATGATGAGAAAAGAAGATAAGCAACTGAAATCAATCGTCGATCGCTTACTCATTAGCAAGGCCGAAGATATTGCCCTACGTTACTCAGATTACTTCTTCCATTTTTATGATGATTTGATTAATCAAGTACTAGAAGGTGAATATGATCGTCAAACTATTCGATACACCGTAAGTGAAAACATATACCCATATTCTTATTTGGATCCTGCAAGTAAAAAAACGGTTGGATTTATTCATGATGCAATAGCATTAATCTCAAGAAAGCTTGGTGTTTCTTTTGAATACATCCCACCAGACGGCAAAGACATTGTTGATATGTTGAGAAACAGAGAGGTCGAATTCCTACCGGGGTTCGATGTCGAGCAACCCAACAATCAAGAGTTCCAATTCAGCCAGCCTTTTATGACGCTTGATTGGGCTTACACAGAAGCCAATAAACCGTGGGATGTTAAACGCACTGCGATACTCGATAGAACCGGTTATTTTATTCAAAAAGACTCTCTCAACACTGACTTGGCAGACGCAGTCCTATATCAAGATATTGACTCTCTAATCAATGATATGAGTAATGGAAAGATTACTCACGCGTACATTCCTCAAAGCATCGCGAATCTTTATGTCTATAACAGGTATGGAAATATCTTTCATATTATCGCAAGTGACGAAAGCATATCGCTTTCTCGAAAAATGGGCGTCATTCTTCGTAAAGACTCTACATTCTTACAGAATGTGATTAATTCAGCGGTGTCATTGACCACACAAAATGAAATCGACTTATTGACCCTGAAGCACCACAACATCACTGCACAATATGGCTACAGTAAAGAGCGAATTATTGCTTATACCCTAATGATCTCATGCGTAGTGTTCGCGTTGATCATTTTTGGTTTGGTAAGAACACGTCGCCTGTCTCTATCGCTATCCCGAGCTCAACAGTCTGAACAACGCAGTTATGATCAGATCCAATGGCTAACGACCTTGCTAGATAACTTACCTAGCCTGATTGCGATTCACGATAAAAGCGGCCAGTTGGTGCTTTCCAACAGTGCTTTTGATAAGCAAATGGCTCACTGTTTTACACAGCAACACGATGAAAACCCAGAATTTTGTTGGCTTAGAGATAACGATGAAAAAACAAGGAACAAATTAGGCGTTTGGAGCACCATCAAGTGTGACTGCAGTGGTGGCGAACAGCACTTTCGTGTGATTCGTCAGTGTTTGGCCAACGCATCAGAGAAAGACCCTTACGTAATTACGGTACTTGATGACCTCACAAGGTGGGAAAAACAACAACGTGAACTTGAGGTATCTAACAAGAAAGCGCAAGAAGCGATCAAAGCTCGAGATCTATTCTTAGCCATCGTCAGTCATGAATTACGTACACCTATCGCGGCCATGATTGGCCTGATGGAGCTGCTCAGTACCAAGATAGAAAACAAAGATGACATGGAGCTTCTTAGTAATGCTCAGTTGTCAGCTGAACGTTTGAAATTGCTGGTCAGTGACATTCTCGACATCTCCAAAATGGAGGCGAATCAGCTTCATTTAGAGTCGAAGACAAGCAATATCTACGACGAGTTATGCCCGATATTTAGGACATTTGAAAGCAATGCTCGACTCAACAATCTTAACTTTAAATTAGATTGGAAAGTCGACTCGATATCCAGAGCAAGCTTGGATTGGCTGAGAGTCACTCAAATCCTTAATAACCTATTGAACAATGCGATTAAGTTCACCGAGAACGGCTTTGTGTTAGTTACGGTAAAAACATCGAGCGAACAACTTCAGCTTTCTATTACTGATACTGGCTGCGGTATGTCTGACCAACAAATAGCGCGTGCGTTTCAACCTTTCGCACAAGGCGACCGCAGTATTAGTCGACGCTACGGCGGCACAGGACTGGGAATAACTGTGGTTCAACGCTTAGTTAACATGATGGACGGTGGCCTCAAGATTGAAAGCAAGTTGGGGCTAGGCACTAAGGTTTCAGTGAGCTTACCAATTAAAGGAACAGCGAGCCCAATAAAAGTGGTTACGCCGATGCATTCTGAAGACAGAGAGATCTTAGCGTGGTTTAAAGCTTGGAAAGTCGATAATCAAATGAATGATTACAGTCAGGCTATTGAGCGCTCCACACAGTGGCAGAACCTGTATCCAGACCTATTGCTGAGCGATATCTCAGCTCAAGGCAAAAGCGTGACTCATGCTCCGGCGTCAGAGTACCACTTTACTGGAACTGTGCTTATCGCTGATGACGATCCCATCAACCGCTTGTTGTTTGCAAAACAGCTTAAGCGCTTTGGTTTAAAGACGGTCATCGTAAAAGACGGCCAAGAAGCGATGGAAGAACTAGAAAACAGCGAAACGCTCGTCGATATCATCATCACCGATTGCCATATGCCGAACATGGATGGCTATCAATTGACGGAGAAGATTCGTTCACTCGACAAGCTGAAACACTTGCCAATTATTGGCTGCACAGCCGAAGACTCGAAGCTGGTTATTGAAAAAGCTGAACGCGTGGGTATGGATCAAGTGATCTACAAGCCTTATTCGTTTGAAGAGCTCGCATGTGCGATTGAGGAATTACTGCCCCAACAAGCGGTAGAAACGATCCAAGCAGACCAATCATGGGCTCAGAATTACAGCCCAGAAGAGCAGCTTCAAATGGCGACTGTTATTTTGGATTCGTTCAGCTCAGACAAAGCGATGTTGCTAGAGCCTAATCCAAACATCAAAGCGATAGCACACAGAATCAAAGGATCGGCAAGCCTACTCGGCTTAGATTCTCTCAATCATGCAGCAAAGGATTGTGAGAAAAATGCAGAAGACCCTATGTATTGTCACAAGTTAATTGAAGAGCTGGACTTGGCGATTGCCTCAGCTCAAGCGGTTATAAACAGGTTAGATTCACTATGA
- a CDS encoding DksA/TraR family C4-type zinc finger protein — MAIGWAGDDSVSQQIQNTIDDEISRVRGNLRGGESLRYCDECGDEIPEQRRLAIKGVRLCIECQSILEHDAHRHSLFNRRASKDSQLR; from the coding sequence ATGGCTATAGGATGGGCTGGAGACGATAGTGTCAGCCAGCAAATACAAAATACCATTGATGATGAGATCTCTCGTGTCAGAGGAAACCTTCGAGGTGGTGAGAGTTTGCGTTATTGCGATGAGTGTGGTGATGAGATACCGGAACAAAGACGACTCGCGATCAAAGGCGTTCGTTTGTGTATCGAATGTCAGTCAATATTAGAGCATGACGCACATCGACATTCATTGTTTAACCGTCGAGCAAGTAAAGATAGCCAATTACGTTAA
- the bioA gene encoding adenosylmethionine--8-amino-7-oxononanoate transaminase codes for MDLAFDRQHIWHPYTSTLTPLTCYPVTNADGVYLELEGGKRIIDGMSSWWSTIHGYNHPDLNAAAHNQIDKVSHVMFGGITHQPAIDLCKKLLNLAPSNLEHVFLADSGSVAVEVSLKMALQYWHAKGQPRSKFLTLRDGYHGDTFAAMSVTDPDNSMHSLYKGFLPEHIFADSPKTGFWEQWDASDINSFREKLATHHQEVAAVILEPIVQGAGGMRIYHPEFLKQVRLLCDEFNVLLILDEIATGFGRTGKLFACEHADIQPDILCLGKALTGGYMTLSATLASKEVADTVCGGEAGCFMHGPTFMGNPLACAVGAASLSIIEQGHWQSQTQQIEQLFSELLPPLREHDLVKDVRWLGAIGVVETHTPVDMETIQAHFVEQGVWIRPFGRLIYMMPPFISEPQHIEQLVAAIDTALQNAHCFK; via the coding sequence ATGGATCTCGCCTTTGATCGCCAGCATATCTGGCATCCCTACACATCAACGTTAACACCTCTGACCTGCTATCCAGTCACCAATGCAGACGGTGTTTACTTAGAATTAGAAGGCGGAAAGCGAATTATTGATGGCATGTCGTCTTGGTGGTCAACCATTCACGGTTACAATCATCCAGATCTGAATGCCGCTGCTCATAACCAAATCGATAAGGTTTCACACGTTATGTTTGGTGGTATCACCCACCAGCCTGCCATCGATTTATGTAAGAAGCTTCTCAACCTAGCACCAAGCAATCTTGAACATGTATTCTTGGCCGATTCAGGCTCAGTTGCCGTAGAAGTGAGTCTTAAAATGGCGCTTCAATACTGGCATGCCAAAGGACAACCTCGTTCGAAGTTCCTCACACTCAGAGATGGCTACCACGGTGATACCTTTGCAGCGATGTCAGTGACCGACCCTGACAACTCGATGCACAGCCTCTACAAAGGCTTTTTGCCTGAACACATTTTTGCAGATTCACCGAAAACAGGTTTTTGGGAACAATGGGACGCTAGCGACATAAACAGCTTCCGTGAAAAGCTAGCAACACATCATCAAGAAGTCGCAGCCGTGATCTTGGAGCCAATTGTCCAAGGTGCTGGCGGTATGCGCATCTACCACCCTGAGTTCCTAAAACAGGTGCGCTTGCTGTGCGATGAATTCAACGTATTGCTGATTTTGGATGAGATTGCGACCGGATTTGGCCGCACAGGGAAACTGTTCGCATGTGAACATGCCGACATTCAACCGGACATTCTATGCTTAGGCAAAGCGCTGACTGGCGGCTACATGACCCTTTCAGCAACGCTAGCGAGCAAAGAAGTCGCTGATACGGTATGTGGTGGTGAGGCGGGCTGCTTTATGCACGGGCCAACCTTTATGGGTAACCCATTGGCTTGCGCAGTCGGCGCGGCAAGTTTATCGATCATAGAGCAAGGTCATTGGCAGAGTCAGACTCAACAGATCGAACAGCTCTTCTCTGAATTACTGCCACCTTTACGAGAGCATGATCTTGTAAAAGACGTACGCTGGCTAGGAGCGATTGGCGTTGTTGAAACACACACACCTGTCGATATGGAAACCATTCAAGCTCATTTTGTTGAGCAAGGTGTTTGGATTCGTCCGTTCGGAAGGTTAATTTATATGATGCCTCCGTTTATTAGCGAACCACAACATATTGAGCAATTGGTCGCTGCTATCGACACTGCATTACAAAATGCTCATTGCTTTAAATAG
- the bioB gene encoding biotin synthase BioB: MEVRHDWTVAEVTALLEKPFMDLMFEAQVVHRQYQEHNHVQVSTLLSIKTGACPEDCKYCPQSAHYRTDVDKERLMEVERVLDAAQKAKNAGSTRFCMGAAWKNPKERDMPHLTDMIKGVKGMGLETCMTLGMLTPDQAGELANAGLDYYNHNLDTSPEFYGSIITTRTYQDRLDTLSHVRDAGMKICSGGIIGMGESTNDRAGLLVELANLPVHPESVPINMLVKVKGTPMENVDDVESFDFIKLIAIARIMMPMSAVRLSAGRENMNEQMQAMCFMAGANSIFYGCKLLTTPNPDEDTDMQLFKKLGINSQEVAQKPDEIQENELLDQVVERVAARPTKDDMFYDATV, translated from the coding sequence GTGGAAGTTCGTCATGACTGGACAGTTGCTGAAGTAACAGCGCTGCTTGAAAAACCGTTTATGGATTTAATGTTTGAAGCTCAAGTCGTTCATAGACAGTACCAAGAGCACAACCACGTGCAGGTGAGTACGCTTTTGTCGATAAAGACAGGTGCTTGTCCTGAAGATTGTAAGTACTGCCCTCAAAGTGCTCACTACCGAACGGATGTCGACAAAGAACGCTTAATGGAAGTTGAGCGTGTTTTGGATGCAGCGCAAAAAGCCAAGAATGCGGGCTCAACTCGTTTTTGTATGGGCGCTGCATGGAAAAACCCGAAAGAACGCGATATGCCTCACCTAACTGACATGATCAAAGGTGTGAAAGGCATGGGTCTAGAAACCTGTATGACATTGGGCATGTTAACGCCGGATCAAGCAGGTGAGCTAGCCAACGCAGGTTTGGACTACTACAACCATAACCTTGATACGTCTCCAGAGTTTTACGGCAGCATTATTACCACTCGTACTTACCAAGATCGTTTAGATACGCTATCTCACGTGCGTGATGCCGGAATGAAGATCTGTTCTGGTGGCATCATCGGTATGGGCGAAAGCACCAATGACCGCGCAGGCCTTCTTGTAGAACTGGCGAACCTTCCAGTACACCCTGAAAGTGTACCAATCAACATGCTTGTAAAAGTGAAAGGCACACCGATGGAAAACGTCGATGATGTCGAGTCTTTCGACTTCATCAAGCTGATTGCAATTGCACGTATTATGATGCCCATGTCTGCGGTTCGCTTATCTGCAGGCCGTGAGAACATGAACGAACAGATGCAAGCGATGTGTTTCATGGCGGGTGCGAACTCTATCTTCTACGGTTGTAAGCTACTGACGACGCCAAACCCTGATGAAGACACGGATATGCAGTTGTTTAAGAAGCTGGGTATCAACAGCCAAGAAGTGGCTCAAAAGCCAGACGAAATTCAAGAAAACGAACTGTTAGATCAAGTGGTGGAGCGCGTTGCGGCTCGTCCAACTAAAGATGACATGTTCTACGATGCCACTGTTTAA
- the bioF gene encoding 8-amino-7-oxononanoate synthase, with the protein MPLFKARIKEALVHRHEQGLTRQLKVLENSNGPLLNSEGSSFINFSSNDYLGLANDPELVDAWQTGLSQYGAGSAASPLVTGFSPAHRNLEAQLCEWLGFERAIVFSSGFSANQALLFSLLEKGDSLLQDKLNHASLMEAGILSPATMKRFKHNDTQHLESLLSRSPQSLVVTEGVFSMDGDQAPLSQISTLTHQYDSWLAVDDAHGIGVLGDKGAGSCSAAQVSPDILVVTFGKAFGLSGAAILCSSEVGDYLTQFARHHVYSTAMPPSQAVALSHACKMIQTQEWRREKLTELGALYKEQMSGVTGFIDTQTPIKPFVIGDAQAALSIAEELKRNQVWVTAIRPPTIPTGTARLRITLTANHSQKQVLQLTDSLLQAIDRSNDSESKPSIESSVELKKEAQ; encoded by the coding sequence ATGCCACTGTTTAAAGCTCGCATTAAAGAAGCCCTTGTTCATCGCCATGAGCAAGGGTTGACTCGCCAACTCAAGGTGCTTGAAAACAGCAATGGACCTTTGCTAAATAGCGAAGGTTCTAGTTTCATCAATTTTTCGAGTAATGATTATTTAGGCTTGGCGAACGATCCTGAACTGGTGGATGCATGGCAAACGGGTCTTTCACAATATGGAGCTGGAAGTGCGGCGTCGCCATTGGTTACAGGCTTTAGTCCTGCTCATCGAAATTTAGAGGCTCAACTGTGTGAATGGCTTGGCTTTGAACGTGCCATTGTCTTTAGTTCTGGTTTCAGTGCTAATCAAGCTTTGTTGTTTTCTCTGCTCGAAAAAGGCGACTCTCTGTTGCAAGACAAACTTAACCACGCCTCTTTGATGGAAGCGGGGATACTTTCACCTGCAACCATGAAACGCTTTAAGCACAACGACACACAGCATCTAGAGTCGCTATTAAGCCGATCTCCACAATCCTTGGTCGTGACTGAAGGTGTGTTCAGCATGGATGGCGATCAAGCGCCTCTCAGCCAGATATCTACCCTGACTCATCAATACGACAGTTGGTTGGCGGTTGATGATGCCCACGGTATCGGCGTATTAGGTGATAAAGGGGCCGGGAGCTGCAGTGCGGCACAAGTCTCACCTGATATTTTGGTGGTGACCTTTGGTAAAGCATTTGGCCTTTCTGGTGCTGCGATTCTTTGTTCGTCAGAAGTGGGTGATTACTTAACTCAGTTTGCTCGTCATCATGTGTACTCGACGGCGATGCCACCTTCACAAGCGGTGGCTTTGTCTCATGCGTGTAAGATGATTCAGACGCAAGAGTGGCGTCGAGAGAAGTTAACTGAGTTAGGAGCTCTCTATAAAGAGCAGATGAGTGGTGTAACAGGTTTCATTGATACTCAGACTCCGATTAAGCCGTTTGTGATTGGCGATGCTCAAGCTGCATTATCTATAGCGGAAGAATTGAAGCGTAACCAAGTTTGGGTCACGGCGATAAGGCCACCAACCATTCCGACAGGGACTGCGCGTCTGCGAATTACGTTAACGGCCAACCACAGTCAGAAGCAGGTTCTTCAGTTAACTGACTCGTTGCTTCAAGCAATAGATCGAAGCAACGACTCTGAAAGCAAACCAAGCATAGAATCAAGCGTTGAATTAAAGAAAGAGGCTCAGTAA
- the bioC gene encoding malonyl-ACP O-methyltransferase BioC, with translation MSQEAVVHNYVSQDKSAIAEAFGKAATTYDKHAEFQRDVGHLLLDKLPRDLSGLKVLDLGCGTGYFSDQMVKRGAEVVCADLSVGMLERAEQRCGASVSLYQQADAEQLPFEDGCFDIVFSSLALQWCDDLSSPLKEMKRVVATGGRVIFSTLLDGSLFELEKSWSKIDAHQHVNHFITINQVKIALAQSSCTAHQLDLPTITVWYDTAFELMRDLKGIGANHVSGRSQGLTSRRMLQLVEREYREFKNHQGFLPATYQVCLGVIQL, from the coding sequence ATGTCACAAGAAGCAGTAGTGCATAATTACGTAAGCCAAGATAAGAGTGCGATTGCTGAAGCCTTCGGTAAAGCAGCAACAACCTATGATAAACACGCTGAGTTTCAGCGCGATGTCGGCCACCTACTACTGGATAAGCTACCGAGAGACCTCTCAGGTTTAAAGGTGCTTGATTTAGGTTGTGGCACTGGCTACTTCTCAGATCAGATGGTGAAGCGCGGTGCTGAAGTGGTGTGTGCCGATCTTTCTGTTGGAATGTTAGAAAGGGCAGAACAGCGTTGTGGTGCATCGGTCTCTTTATATCAACAAGCCGACGCCGAGCAATTACCGTTTGAAGATGGCTGTTTTGACATCGTTTTTTCAAGCTTAGCGTTACAATGGTGTGATGATTTATCGTCACCTTTAAAGGAGATGAAGCGCGTTGTAGCAACTGGTGGACGTGTGATTTTCTCAACTTTGCTTGATGGGTCACTGTTTGAACTGGAAAAATCATGGTCCAAAATTGACGCACATCAACACGTTAACCATTTTATTACAATCAATCAGGTAAAAATTGCGTTAGCGCAATCTAGCTGTACTGCTCATCAACTAGACTTGCCCACCATCACCGTTTGGTACGACACTGCGTTTGAACTGATGCGCGACCTTAAAGGTATCGGCGCTAATCACGTAAGTGGTCGCTCACAAGGTTTAACAAGTCGTCGCATGTTGCAGCTTGTTGAACGGGAATATCGAGAGTTTAAAAACCATCAAGGTTTCTTGCCAGCAACATATCAAGTTTGTTTAGGGGTTATTCAATTATGA
- the bioD gene encoding dethiobiotin synthase gives MIDALFIAGTDTEVGKTVVSKAILQALAAQDLSTIGYKPVAAGSEKSPEGLRNSDALHLQEAATQDIAYEDVNPYALLLPSSPHIAAKHDGVVIDEAVLSAKLEQHKQNSDIVLVEGAGGWRVPVSDDEYLSSWVKKEQLPVVLTVGIKLGCLSHALLTAEAIRADGLNLVGWVANRINPGTEHYADIIAMLEDKLGAPKLGEIPYVPKAKSKNIGKYIDVQPLLAL, from the coding sequence ATGATTGATGCATTATTTATTGCAGGTACGGATACCGAAGTGGGAAAAACTGTGGTTTCAAAAGCGATTCTTCAAGCTTTGGCCGCACAAGATCTATCAACAATTGGTTACAAGCCAGTTGCAGCAGGGAGTGAGAAATCCCCTGAAGGTTTACGTAATAGTGATGCTCTGCATCTTCAAGAAGCAGCGACGCAAGATATTGCTTACGAAGACGTCAACCCGTATGCGCTATTGTTACCGTCATCGCCTCACATCGCTGCTAAACATGACGGTGTTGTAATTGATGAAGCGGTATTATCAGCGAAGCTAGAACAGCATAAGCAAAATTCTGACATCGTGTTAGTTGAAGGTGCTGGTGGCTGGCGTGTACCGGTTTCAGATGATGAATATTTGTCTAGCTGGGTTAAAAAAGAGCAGTTGCCAGTAGTACTTACTGTGGGTATTAAGCTTGGTTGTTTGAGCCACGCTCTATTAACGGCAGAAGCGATTCGTGCTGATGGCCTAAACCTAGTAGGTTGGGTCGCAAACCGTATCAATCCGGGTACTGAGCACTACGCAGATATTATTGCGATGCTTGAAGATAAGCTAGGTGCGCCAAAGTTAGGTGAAATCCCTTACGTACCAAAAGCGAAGTCTAAGAACATTGGTAAGTACATTGATGTGCAGCCTTTGCTTGCGCTTTAA
- the htpX gene encoding protease HtpX, with translation MKRVMLFLATNLAVVLVLSVVLNIVYAVTGMQPGSLSGLLVMAAVFGFGGSFISLMMSKKMALRSVGGMVIESPRNETEHWLMETVSRQSQQVGIGMPTVAIYDSPDINAFATGAKRDDSLVAVSTGLLHNMTRDEAEAVLAHEVSHIANGDMVTMTLMQGVVNTFVIFLSRFIANIVASNDNEEEGGSNMMVYFGVSMVLELVFGFLASFITMWYSRHREFHADAGAAHLVGKDKMIAALERLKVSHEPQLEGSMMAFGINGKKSLTELLMSHPPLDKRIASLRNM, from the coding sequence ATGAAGCGAGTAATGTTGTTCCTTGCAACCAACCTAGCGGTTGTATTGGTTCTAAGTGTTGTTCTTAATATTGTATACGCAGTCACAGGTATGCAACCCGGTAGCCTCTCAGGCTTATTGGTGATGGCTGCGGTATTTGGTTTTGGCGGCTCATTCATTTCATTAATGATGTCAAAGAAAATGGCGCTACGCTCTGTAGGCGGCATGGTCATTGAAAGCCCGCGCAATGAAACAGAACATTGGTTGATGGAGACGGTAAGCCGTCAATCTCAACAGGTTGGTATTGGTATGCCAACAGTGGCGATCTACGACTCGCCAGACATCAACGCATTCGCGACAGGCGCTAAGCGTGACGATTCATTGGTCGCAGTATCAACAGGCCTGCTGCACAACATGACGCGTGATGAAGCTGAAGCGGTGTTGGCTCATGAAGTTAGCCATATCGCGAACGGCGACATGGTGACAATGACTCTAATGCAGGGTGTTGTGAACACGTTCGTTATCTTCCTATCTCGTTTCATCGCCAACATTGTTGCGTCGAATGACAACGAAGAAGAGGGTGGCAGCAACATGATGGTGTACTTCGGTGTGTCTATGGTGCTGGAATTGGTATTTGGTTTCCTAGCGAGCTTCATTACGATGTGGTATAGCCGCCATCGTGAGTTCCATGCTGATGCAGGTGCTGCGCACTTGGTAGGTAAAGATAAGATGATTGCAGCGCTAGAGCGTCTAAAAGTGAGCCACGAGCCGCAATTAGAAGGTTCTATGATGGCGTTTGGTATTAACGGTAAGAAGTCTCTTACTGAGCTATTAATGAGCCATCCGCCACTAGATAAGCGTATTGCGTCTCTACGTAACATGTAA